A genome region from Pseudomonas helmanticensis includes the following:
- a CDS encoding metallophosphoesterase family protein yields the protein MKIAIISDTHGLLRPEALTAVQGVDLIIHAGDIGAAEILAQLAEVAPVQAVRGNNDLNLPWAADLPDHLTLDLNGWPALLTHDIADVAALLDSSIKLIITGHSHKPLIEWRGDRLYINPGSAGRRRFKLPVTLALLDVGVDTLEPQLIQLLP from the coding sequence ATGAAAATAGCCATCATCTCCGACACCCACGGCCTCCTCCGCCCCGAGGCCCTGACCGCCGTTCAAGGCGTCGACCTGATCATCCACGCCGGCGACATCGGTGCCGCCGAAATCCTCGCGCAACTGGCCGAAGTCGCGCCGGTACAGGCAGTGCGAGGCAACAACGATCTAAATCTCCCTTGGGCCGCCGACCTCCCGGACCACCTCACCCTCGACCTCAATGGCTGGCCAGCCCTGCTGACCCACGACATCGCCGACGTCGCCGCCCTCCTCGACAGCTCCATCAAACTGATCATCACCGGCCATTCCCACAAGCCCTTGATCGAATGGCGCGGCGATCGGCTCTACATAAACCCTGGCAGCGCCGGACGTCGGCGTTTCAAACTTCCGGTTACTCTCGCCCTGTTAGACGTGGGCGTTGATACTCTGGAGCCGCAGCTCATCCAGCTTCTGCCTTGA